The following coding sequences lie in one Methanothermobacter sp. MT-2 genomic window:
- a CDS encoding 30S ribosomal protein S2P, whose amino-acid sequence MAELLIPLDKYLAAGLHIGTRQKTADMEKYIYRVRSDGLYVLDIRKTNDRIIAASKFLAKYEPDDILAVSTRQYGQRPVKKFGELTGAKTIPGRFIPGTLTNPNFPKFIEPKVLLATDPRADSQAIIEAKQVNIPVVALCDTENLLGNVDIAIPVNNKGRKALALVYWLLTRQFLREKGMLKEDEEFEVPPTEFEVRI is encoded by the coding sequence TTGGCAGAACTCTTAATCCCATTGGACAAATACCTAGCAGCAGGCCTACATATCGGCACACGACAAAAAACAGCCGACATGGAAAAATACATCTACCGTGTAAGATCAGACGGCCTCTACGTACTAGATATTAGAAAAACAAATGACAGGATCATAGCAGCCTCAAAATTCCTGGCAAAATATGAACCAGATGACATACTCGCAGTATCAACCAGACAATACGGGCAAAGACCCGTTAAAAAATTCGGAGAACTAACCGGGGCGAAAACAATCCCAGGCAGATTCATCCCAGGAACACTAACAAACCCAAACTTCCCAAAATTCATAGAACCAAAGGTGCTGCTCGCAACAGACCCCAGAGCAGACTCCCAAGCCATCATAGAAGCAAAACAAGTCAACATACCAGTAGTCGCCCTATGCGATACTGAAAACCTCCTAGGAAACGTGGACATAGCAATACCAGTGAACAACAAAGGCAGGAAAGCCCTAGCACTAGTCTACTGGTTACTCACAAGACAATTCCTAAGAGAAAAAGGCATGCTTAAAGAAGACGAAGAATTTGAGGTGCCCCCAACAGAATTTGAAGTAAGAATATGA
- a CDS encoding MEMO1 family protein Mfer_0894 translates to MKRNPAVAGTFYEADPEALKKRIEWCFHHEIGPGKIPRIGDKRELKAVIAPHAGYIYSGPVAAHTYHEVAADGFPETFILLCPNHTGIGSGVSMMTKGEWVTPIGSVKIDEDLAEELLEVSEIIDIDESAHLGEHSCEVHIPFLQYFSQDFKIVPVCMWMQDLDTAKEIGNSIADASQGKDILIIASTDFTHYEPADVAYKNDQKVLEAIVSLDENRMYERIYQFNVSMCGYGPVAASIVAARKKGASKGKLLKYATSGDITGDYSSVVGYASAIFK, encoded by the coding sequence ATGAAAAGAAACCCTGCAGTAGCAGGAACATTCTATGAAGCCGACCCAGAAGCCCTTAAAAAAAGAATAGAATGGTGCTTCCACCACGAAATAGGCCCCGGCAAAATACCAAGAATAGGAGATAAAAGAGAACTAAAGGCTGTTATAGCACCACACGCAGGATACATCTACTCAGGGCCAGTAGCAGCCCACACATACCATGAAGTTGCAGCCGACGGCTTCCCTGAAACATTCATCCTCTTATGCCCAAACCACACAGGTATTGGTTCTGGAGTATCCATGATGACAAAGGGGGAATGGGTAACCCCAATTGGCTCTGTTAAAATCGATGAAGACCTTGCAGAGGAACTCTTAGAAGTCTCGGAGATAATAGACATTGATGAGTCAGCCCACCTAGGAGAACATAGTTGCGAAGTCCACATACCATTCCTACAATATTTCAGCCAAGATTTTAAGATAGTGCCGGTTTGTATGTGGATGCAAGACCTTGACACAGCAAAGGAAATAGGAAATAGTATAGCAGATGCAAGCCAGGGAAAGGATATTCTAATCATAGCAAGCACAGACTTCACACACTATGAACCAGCTGATGTCGCATATAAAAACGACCAGAAGGTGCTTGAAGCTATAGTATCATTAGATGAGAATAGAATGTATGAACGGATTTACCAGTTCAATGTTAGCATGTGCGGTTATGGTCCAGTAGCTGCTTCAATAGTCGCGGCCAGAAAAAAGGGAGCCTCTAAGGGCAAACTCCTTAAATATGCCACTAGCGGTGACATAACCGGGGACTATTCATCAGTTGTTGGATACGCCTCAGC